The Gadus macrocephalus chromosome 9, ASM3116895v1 genomic interval gggctacaggtgccgcattccccaggtcaaaccacttttgaaccagaaacagcggcagaagcgcctgacctgggctacagagaagcagcactggactgttgctcagtggtccaaagtacttttttcggatgaaagcaaattttgcatgtcattcggaaatcaaggtgccagagtctggaggaagactggggagaaggaaatgccaaaatgcctgaagtccagtgtcaaatacccacagtcagtgatggtctggggtgccatgtcagctgctggtgttggtccactgtgttttatcaagggcagggtcaatgcagctagctaccaggagattttggagcacttcatgcttccatctgctgaaaagctttatggagatgaagatttcatttttcagcacgacctggcacctgctcacagtgccaaaaccactggtaaatggtttactgaccatggtattactgtgctcaattggcctgccaactctcctgacctgaaccccgtagagaatctgtgggatattgtgaagagaaagttgagagacgcaagacccaacactctggatgagcttaaggccgctatcgaagcatcctaggcctccataagacctcagcagtgccacaggctgattgcctccatgccacgccgcattgtcatttctgcaaaaggattcccgaccaagtattgagtgcataactgaacataattatttgaaggttgactttttttgtattaaaaacacttttcttttattggtcggatgaaatatgccaattttttgagacaggaattttgggttttcatgggctgtatgccaaaatcatcagtattaaaacaataaaagacctgaaatatttcagttggtgtgcaatgaatctaaaatatatgaaagttaaatttttatcattacattatggaaaagaatgaactttatcacaatatgctaattttttgagaaggacctgtatctCCTCTGGTAACATCTAGCTACTGGTCTCACCTTGTATCTCATCTGGTAACATCTAACCACTGGTCTCAGCTTGTATCTCCTCTGGTAACCATACACTGGTCTCACCTTGTATCTCCTCTGCTAACATCTAGCTACTGGTCTCAGCTTATATCTCCTCTGGTAACCATCTACTGGTCTCACCTTGTATCTCCTCTTCAGGTTGTCCCACTTCTTGGCCAGCTGGTCTGTGGTGACCTTCCCCTGTAGGCCCAGCTCAAACAGGATGGCCCTGGAGAACACAGCCAGTGTTTAACACATTGTACCATGCACTATGGTGCATGTTCAACACAATGCCCACTATACAATCAGGACATGTTCAACACTGTATATATCACGTCTGCACTCAACCATAGGAACCACTGTATATCACGTCTTCATGTCATGCAGTACTGCAGGCTGTCAGGACCAATAGTCCCCTGGACCTCCCACCCCCTCacatcctcccccctcacatccccactctccctccctcctacacctcctctctgcctcaAGCCAACCGTACACCGCCGCCCACCTCtccgttcctcctccacctcctctctgcctctagCCAACCATACACCTCCGCCCAtccctcctgccctcctccaccccctctgctGCGATGGAGCTTGATTTCACTCTGAATCAGTTGGTTCCCTCCTCCTACAGAAGGACCTTTGACCCCGACCCCTCTCGCTTTCATCCAGAGTGACTTCTCACATCAAGCGGcaggtcataaaggagcaggtaggggtcagaggtcCCCGGCTCTAGGAGGCCTTCAGGTAGACTGAGGGCATGGGGGattgaaccaagaacctttcggTTAGGGTCAAACACCTAACCACAGGAAGTCCCACATCCCCCTAACCACTACAACTTCCTGTTCCACAGATGATCCCATGCAGGAAGTATGACTCCAACATCCGGTCCCAAGTGATCCAATACAGGAAGTACCCAGCCCGCAGTACGAACCTCCAGGCCGGCTTGGCCGAGTGCTTCCTGCCTGTGAACAGCGACTCGTTGGTGCAGCGCAGCTTGATCATGCTCTCCGTCTCCTGCTCCgacactgggacacacacacacacacatgcgtaaaGGAAAACTTCTGAATCTTTCCAATTGGACCTCATTTCCTGATCAGATCTCCCTCTtgtcttcaccccccccccccccccccccgactctcCATTAGGCTGCAGTACGTTACATTGTCTGTTGTCTCAaccatcccccctctctttcgTTCTCCTCCTGCAAAAACCAAACCTGACTCCGGGAGTGAGACAATAACAAACAGACCTGACTGTGTTGAGGCTGTTTCCTCTACTGTCCGGCCCATGTGACGAGGCTGTTCCCTCTACTGTCTGCACAATGTGAGGCTGTTCCCTCTACTGTCTGCACAATGTGAGGCTGTTCCCTCTACTGTCTGCATAATTTGAGGCTGTTCCCTCTACTGTCTGGCCCATGTGATGAGGCTGTTCCCTCTACTGTCTGGCCCATGTGATGAGGCTGTTCCCTCTACTGTCTGGCCCATGTGATGAGGCTGTTCCCTCTACTGTCTGGCCCATGTGATGAGGCTGTTCCCTCTACTGTCTGGCCCATGTGATGAGGCTGTTCCCTCTACTGTCTGGCCCATGTGATGAGGCTGTTCCCTCTACTGTCTGGCCCATGTGATGAGGCTGTTCCCTCTACTGTCTGGCCCATGTGATGAGGCTATTCCCTCTACTGTCTGGCCCATGTGATGAGGCGGTTCCCTCTACTGTCTGGCCCATGTGATGAGGCTGTTCCCTCTACTGTCTGGCCCATGTGATGAAGCTGTTCCCTCTACTGTCTGGCCCATGTGATGAGGCGGTTCCCTCTACTGTCTGGCCCATGTGATGAAGCTGTTCCCTCTACTGTCTGGCCCATGTGATGAGGCGGTTCCCTCTACTGTCTGGCCCATGTGATGAAGCTGTTCCCTCTACTGTCTGGCCCATGTGATGAGGCGGTTCCCTCTACTGTCTGGCCCATGTGATGAAGCTGTTCCCTCTACTGTCTGGCCCATGTGATGAGGCGGTTCCCTCTACTGTCTGGCCCATGTGATGAAGCTGTTCCCTCTACTGTCTGGCCCATGTGATGAGGCGGTTCCCTCTACTGTCTGGCCCATGTGATGAAGCTGTTCCCTCTACTGTCTGGCCCATGTGATGAAGCTGTTCCCTCTACTGTCTGGCCCATGTGATGAGGCGGTTCCCTCTACTGTCTGGCCCATGTGATGAAGCTGTTCCCTCTACTGTCTGGCCCATGTGATGAGGCGGTTCCCTCTACTGTCTGGCCCATGTGATGAAGCTGTTCCCTCTACTGTCTGGCCCATGTGATGAGGCGGTTCCCTCTACTGTCTGGCCCATGTGATGAAGCTGTTCCCTCTACTGTCTGGCCCATGTGATGAGGCGGTTCCCTCTACTGTCTGGCCCATGTGATGAGGCGGTTCCCTCTACTGTCTGGCCCATGTGATGAAGCTGTTCCCTCTACTGTCTGGCCCATGTGATGAAGCTGTTCCCTCTACTGTCTGGCCCATGTGATGAGGCTGTTCCCTCTACTGTCTGGCCCATGTGATGAAGCTGTTCCCTCTACTGTCTGGCCCATGTGATGAGGCGGTTCCCTCTACTGTCTGGCCCATGTGATGAAGCTGTTCCCTCTACTGTCTGGCCCATGTGATGAGGCGGTTCCCTCTACTGTCTGGCCCATGTGATGAAGCTGTTCCCTCTACTGTCTGGCCCATGTGATGAGGCGGTTCCCTCTACTGTCTGGCCCATGTGATGAAGCTGTTCCCTCTACTGTCTGGCCCATGTGATGAGGCGGTTCCCTCTACTGTCTGGCCCATGTGATGAAGCTGTTCCCTCTACTGTCTGGCCCATGTGATGAGGCGGTTCCCTCTACTGTCTGGCCCATGTGATGAAGCTGTTCCCTCTACTGTCTGGCCCATGTGATGAGGCGGTTCCCTCTACTGTCTGGCCCATGTGATGAGGCGGTTCCCTCTACTGTCTGGCCCATGTGCTGCTGCTCGCTCCCCTGTTCTCTTTTGCGTGTGCTCAGGGTCCTACTCTTATAGGTGCACTCCGACAGCCGCCTCCAGCCCATGGGCAAGCCCTCACAGGGCGGGGTCAGCCTGGGGGGGCCGTCACCCGCACCCGAGTCCTCCATCTCTGTCTTGATCAGGAACTCCAGGATGTCGGCGTTATCCGGGTTACGGTTGCCGTGGCGCGAGGCCGATGCCCCCGGGGCCAGTTGGTGCGGGGTGTGGggcgtgggggcggggctaaggACCAGCGTGCTGTTGTAGAGGCGGCCCTGCATGGCGTCGTCCATGATGTGGAACCAGGGCCACGAGTCCTGGGAGCCGCCCTCCTGGCCCTGATAAGGCTGCTTTAGGTCCTGAGAcacaaccaaccaatcagaacgcTCCTTCAGGTCCTGGAACACAACCAGCCATTCAAAATGCTGCTTCAGGTCCTGAGAcacaaccaaccaatcagaaccaggTCCTGACCACGGAAAAgtgcttttatatatatattatttatacatcCTAACCAAATAATCATCCCTCCACACATCATCATATTCGTATACTGATGATTGTTCCAGTAGTGATGGTAGGCCGTCTCTCACCTTGTACTTGGTGCGGAGGTTGTCCCATTTCTTGGCGATCTGGTCAGCACTAAGCTTCCCCTGCAGCCCCAGGCCCTTCAGGATGGTGCTGAGGACAGAAGAGTAGAGCCGTGTGAGGGGGGCCCGGTGAGcccactcctcccccaccccgcccTTCAGGGTGCATCACTCACTTCCATGCTATCTTCGCCGAGTTCCTCTTCCCGGTGAACAGGGACTCGTTAGATGCCCGGAACTCAATCAGCCGTTTGACGTCCTCCTCGGTCACTGGTCACCATGGAGACATCATCACACACGTCACCATGGGGACAGCATCACACACGTCACAATGGGGACAGCATCACAAACGTCACCATGGAGACAGAATCACACATGTCACAATGGGGACAGCATCACACACGTCACAATGGGGACAGCATCAGAGACGTCACAATGGGGACAGCATCACACACGTCACCATGGGGACAGCATCACACACACGTCACCATGGGGACAGCATCACACACACGTCACCATGGGGACAGCATCACACACGTCACCATGGGGACAGCATCACACACGTCACACGTCACCATGGGGACAGCATTACACAAGTCACCATGAGGACAGCACCACACACGTCACGCACAGCATGACGCAGCACATAGGTCGCCTCCTCACTTTTGTACGAGTTCTCCTGGAGGTGAGACAGCGGGGTCATGTTGGCCTCCATCGGGACCAGAGACCTCCGGGACCGGCAGCGGGGGGCGACCAGGCCCGGGACGGTTCACATGAGTCAGACCGCTCCAGCGGAAGGACTGGAGTGTTCGCAACGAAGTGCTGTCGGTGCCGAGTAAGAGAACCTgcgttaccccgtcagcagcgcAAGGCACACACGGCTAGCTATCTAGCTAAGCagggtaaaaacaacaacaagccaGACATGTCACCACTTCCGAGGGCCCCAAAGACTCAAAAGATTCGACCCAGACGAAGCTCAGACCTGCTGTCCAGTAGTGTTTAACGATCAGTAATAAATGGCAGATCGATAAATAGCGGTTCGGTTTCCTCCGCTGCGCTACGAGGGTTCGGGGTGCGATCAGAGCGGCCAGCTACTGCATCCAAGGGTTTGGCCGTACAGTGGGAGGGACTTCTGAGCTACCGACTAATCAGCGAGTGGTTGCAAAGCCAGAAGCATCACCTACTGTACATCTAGCTCAGTGATTGGTTAGTAGAATGGAAAAGGACCACCCACTGTACGTTCGAACCCTGGGATCCTTGCGAATACCTTCGGAGCAGAGGACTCTTCTTCTGTCCCTAAATAACGGGACTAACGTGCCGCTGCTGCCCACGCCGGTTAAAGAAGGAAACGACTTTAAAAACCATCCTTAGACACCACTTTATTGAGATACAAACATGCCTGCTGaagtttgttttattgtagttACATGTACGTCATATATACATATCCTCAAACATATTTACACAAAACATTAGACACCTGATTAGACAATTGTTATGGTAAAACTGACCCAATCCAACAGCATTGGTCGGCCAACTTTTATTGTAGTTACATGTACGTCATATATACATATCCTCCAAACATATTTACACAAAAGATTAGACACCTGATTAGACAATTGTTGGAGTGAAACGGACCCAATCCAACAACATTGGTCGGCCAACTTGTTTAAACAAAGCTAGCTTGTGGCGCTAGCGGCTAGCGGGGCTTCTTTGCGTCTACATCAGTCTTTCCCAGAGGCAGAGCAGCCTGTCCTTATGCCACGCTCCTCGGCCCCGCCCCTCAGCCAGCTCCTTCCTCTCCCGCTCCAGAATCGCCCGGTCCTGCTCCAGAACCGCCCGCTCCCGCTCCAGAACCGCCCGCTCCCGCTCCAGAACCGCCCGCTCCCGCTCCAGAACCCCGTGCTCGCAGTCTACCCCGGCCGTGTCCTTCTCCAGCACTGCACGCTGCGTCTCCACGGCGACCGCCTCACTGCgcagctcctccctctctcggtccagctcctccctctctcggtccagctcctccctctcccggtccagctcctccctctccagctgtctgcctgtcacccccccctccccccctctctcggaCCACTGTTGGCACTCCGCCATGACCAGGCGGGTGGGGCTTAGGGTAGACCCCTCCCCATTGGCAAGGTGGACGGGGCTTATGACTGACCCCTCTCCTTCCACAAAGGAAACGGAGCTCAAGacagacccctccccctccaccaggggggcggggcttaggacagactcctccccctccaccaggggggCTAGGCCGAGGACAGGCCCCTCCCACTGCCCCAAGCTTCCAGTCATGGCCCGGTCCATCAGGTCGAACCAGCGCCAGTAGCTCTCCTTGGAACAGAGCCCCGTGCCATCAGGGAGGTCAGCCTTCAGCAGCTGGAACCAACAACACCACCTTCTATCACAGTACCATCAACACACCACCTTCTATCACAGTACCATCAACACACCACCTTCTATCACAGTACCATCAACACACCACCTTCTATCACAGTACCATCAACACACCACCTTCTATCACAGTACCATCAACACACCACCTTCTATCACAGTACCATCAACACACCACCTTCTATCACAGTACCATCAACACACTCCCTTCTATCAGTTAACAACATCACCCAGTCACCCATAATGAGGCTCACCTTTATTCAGACCTTGGAGCTAATGTCTGAACACCTTTAACTCCACTCCAATCCAATTAGCATTTTGATGTTTGAGGAAACACAACGCTGTTGTAAGACCTTTAAAAAATTGTGCTGTGATAAGACCTTTAAAACATTGTGCTGTGATAAGACCTTAAAAATCATTGTGCTGTGATAAGACCTTTAAAACATTGTGCTGTGATAAGACCTTTAAAACATATTGCTGTTATGAGACCTTTAAAACATCATGCTGTCGATTTTTAAAACCCACCTTATACTTCATCTTTAAGTTTTCCCACTTCTTGGCAATCTGCTTCGGTGTCGTCTTCCCCTCGAGCCCCAGGTCTCTGATCAGGATCCTACAAACCCAGGGGAGACTAGTTATATCCTACACTAGACTCGTCAGGTCCTAACTAGACTAGTCAGGTCTACACAATGTGTGTTGTATCAAGGTGCTTAAACGTTGTTCATTAAGACATCAAACCCATTCTTCTAACCCCTTCTGACGCGTTCTCACCCCCACAGATGTTTTGCTCTTCCCTTGTGGAGCGTGAAGCGCTTGTCGTTCTGTGAACGAAACACGATGAGCCTCCGCGTCTGCTCCGGAGTCCCTGTCACACGACACATGTTACCGTCATATGAGAGTCCATGACAAATGTAACGGTCATATGTGAGTCCACATCACATCGAACGGTCATGGACGTCCAACATCACATGTAACGGTCATACAAGAGTTCACCTAACAAATAACGGTCAAATGAGAGTCCACATCACATGTAACGGTCATATGAGAGTCGACACATCACATGTAACGGTCATACAAGAGTCCACATCAAATGAAACGGTCATATGAGGGTCCTCATCACATGTAACGGTCATGAGGCCacacagtgttgccagattgggcgggaaatatCACCGAATCTGGCAACACAGTCCAAACATCACATGTAACGTTACTATAAGTTATGGCCCGGAGTCGGACTCATCCCACGACGAGCTTCCATAGACACCGTGAAAGGTCAACCTTGTCAAAATGCTGTCGTTTTACTGAATTAAACTATGAAAATCCGACCGAGTGAAACATGTTTTATAAACGCGACGCCGGGTCggaaatgtttacatttgggaAGGTTCCGCGCGTCCATCTTTGAAACGACTCCGAAATGCATCGTGGGGGTGCTGTTTACCTCACGGAGGGCGGGTCCAGGAACAGACTGACGGACCCTTCTGATCGTACGTCTGCGGCGCCGCCATATTGGAGAGGTCAGGACGGGCCTGTGATCCATTCAATGCTCAACCGACTTCAATGAGTAATTTTTATTCAACgtcttttttatattatatgtaGGGCTTGCTCAAGGTGTTCAAAGAGATGCACTAATTAAATAGTGCTACCTAATTTATTGAATCTAAAATATTCATCATGCTTTTACATTACGCTCATGTAAATCGGTTGAAATGTGAGTAACGGAGTAACCGCAGCTTGCCTCTCCAAGAAGGCGTCGCCGTTGACGTATCGCAGCAGGTGATCGAAGGGGCAATGCAGCGTAAAGCCAGGAAGGGCGGGACGGCAGCGTCCCCTGGTGGGCCGACACGGGACTACTACAGACAGGACGGCCAGGACCACAGCGCACCCTTGAGGGCCGATACGGGACTACTACAGCCAGGACGGGCGGGAcgacagcgccccctagagggcCGACCCGGGACTACTAGTGCAGACATTGTCGAACTGGGAAACCACGTTCCTATAATAAACATCCATGttcattgtctgtctgtctgtctgtctgtctgtctgtctgtctgcctgtctgtctgtctgtctagtctgtctgtctgtctgtctgtctgtctgtctgtctgtctgtctgtctgtctgtctgtctgtctgtctgtctgtctgtctgtctgtctgtccgtccgtgtctgtctttatgtgtgtgtgtgtgtgtgtgtgtgtgtgtgtgtgtgtgtgtgtgtgtgtgtgtgtgtgtgtgtgtgtgtgtgtgtgtgtgtgtgtgtgtgtgtgtgtgtgtgcgtgtacgtgtctGACTGTTTGTCAGCAGTACAACGCATCACGTGACGTCATCCCGTTCTTCCGCCCTCTAGCGGCCGTTGCGGTCCCTGCAGCCCCCGCTGGAGACGGGCTTCAGCGCCGTGTTGTCGGTCGGCGGGCGATCCTCTCGTGGATGCACGACCGCTCACCTCCTCGGCTGGACTGACCACCCCCGACCATCCTTTTTCAGGCTCCATTTGAATCATCAACCCCGACGGGATCGAGCCAAGCTACAGCAGCGCTTGACTATCACCGAAAAGGTGAGGAATGTTATCCTCGGTTAACGGTCAGGGTGTGTGAAGGTCTTTGTTGTTCTCCGTCAGATGTGATGGAGACCGAGAGACGCTGACCTAGAGGCGCTCAGCGGCCTGTTGGCGTTAGATGATCCGTCAAGAACATTACTTTCATCATTCATGgtcattgatttatttattttctctagtTGCACATCTAGTTTACATAAGGTATCCACTGAATAATCGGCAAAAAAAACCGGTTATTATCAACGGCTTTCGTCTTATTAACTGTATTATAAATATTCCCAAGCAACACACTAGCAGCGTAggggtaaataataataataatattgataatCATCTTCATAATTATTACTTAATTCTTATGTAGATAACTTATATAATTATGAATATTCCCCAGAAACAGTCTGGCTAGCGTAGtgctacataataataataataataataataataattctaatTATAATTGTCTTACTTATAATAAAGATGATTAGAACTATGAGTTCTGAATGTGTGCAGCATGCTGGCCAGGAAGGGCCTGCTCCCGGACGGCTTCCTGTTGACCAGATTGGCCGAGAACTCGGCCAAGCCCTGCCgtgcccggccccgcccccaccgcgCCCGCTTCATCACCAAGAACGGCTCCTGCAACGTGGCCCACAAGAACATCAGAGAGCAGGTAGGctcctgacctccacctcctgaccctgaacctaaccccccactgaccctaactctgacccctgaccctgaccctcccTGACTCTAACTCTGACCCGTGAACCCCCCAACCCCAGACTCTAGAGACTAGTCTTGAGAGGCTGCAGGGTCCTGGTGGTCCAGACTCTAGAGACTAGTCTTGAGAGGCTGCAGGGTCCCGGTGGTCTGGACTCTAGAGACTAGTCTTGAGAGGCTGCAGGGTCCCGGTGGTCCGGACTCTAGAGACTAGTCTTGAGAGGCTGCAGGGTCCCGGTGGTCCGGACTCTAGAGACTAGTCTTGAGAGGCTGCAGGGTCCCGGGGGTCCGGACTCTAGAGACTAGTCTTGAGAGGCTGCAGGGTCCTGGTGGTCCGGACTCTAGAGACTAGTCTTGAGAGGCTGCAGGGTCCTGGGGGTCTAGGCCGGACTCTAAGGGAGGGACTAATGGACTTATGGACTGATGGACCTTCATCCGCTCAGGCCCGGCAACGGGCCAGTTGCCCCGGTAACGGGCCTCCAGCCTCACATCCTGCTCGGTATTTTATTGAGAAGGCACTTAATGTTCGCACTTATTGTATCTTGTACGTCCtggtacttaatgtatgcacttattgtgtgttgtatggcctggcacttaaaatagtacttagcattgtgtagtgtcttatcctagctatctctgttgtatacagggaaagGGTTAACcttgattgttagtgcttgccacctggttctatgaacatccttactgtagcgacagagatatattgtttctctttcttctgacaaatggacctatgtgtgtggctttggataaaagcatctgctaaacgccctgaatgaaACTCACTTAAAGCCTTCTTACAAACAAACTCCTACGCATTATGTTTTATACATCGTGCATTATAGACTATGTATTAAACATTATCACATGGACCGTTTACAATATGGTAAACACAAGACTACCCCCCTATACACACTACTTAGTATCACACAATACATAGggacaaaaaatataataatacaataaaataccaTCTTATGGTGCGTGGAAAAACAACATGAGCGTCTAGGGTACCTTTACTGTGAAGCCCCCTTCCTGTTCATAAACATGAGCATCAGGGTACCTTTAATGTGAAGCCCTCTTATTGTTTTTGGGTTACCTTTATTGTGAAGCCCTCTTCCTGTTCAAAGGATACCTTTACTGTGaagccttctcctcctccagggccgcTTCCTGCAGGATGTTTTCACCACCATGGTGGACCTCAAGTGGCAGCACTCGCTGCtggtcttcacctcctccttcctttgCTCCTGGATGCTGTTCGCCATGGCCTGGTGGCTCCTGGCCTTTGCCCACGGAGACCTGGAGCCCGTCGGGCCCAACGGGGGGCCCCCCGCCGTGCCCTGTGTCACACAGATCCACTCCTTCACCTCCgccttcctcttctccatcGAGGTCCAGGTCAGAAGACCTACTTCCTGTCAGAGGATGTACTTCCTGTCAGAGGATCTACTTTCTGCTGTCATTAGCTGGCTATAGtactttaaggagcaggtaggggttagacagtacagagacaggtcattaaggcgcaggtaggggttagacagtacagagacaggtcattaaggcgcaggtaggggttagacagtacagagacaggtcattaaggagcaggtaggggttggacaatGAGATAGTGTCTGGTTGGTCGGTAACCATCAGGTGAGTCTGGGTTACTAGGTAACCACCTTGTCCTGGTTACTAGGTAACCGTTCCATGGGTCTGGTTACTAGGTAACCTTTCCTTGTGTCTGGTTGCTAGGTTACCATTCCGTGTGTCTGGCTGCCATGTGACCTTCGCGTGTGTCCGGTTGCCAGGTTACCGTTGCGTGTGTCTGGTTGCCAGGTGACCGTTGCGTGTGTCTGGTTGCCAGGTGACCGTTGCGTGTGTCTGGTTGCCAGGTAACCATCGGGTTCGGGGGCcgcatggtgacggaggagtgccCGCTGGCCATCACGGTGCTCATCGTGCAGAACATCCTGGGGCTGATCATCAACGCCGTGATGCTGGGCTGCGTCTTCATGAAGACGGCGCAGGCCAACCGCCGCG includes:
- the LOC132464355 gene encoding uncharacterized protein LOC132464355, which encodes MHFGVVSKMDARNLPKWTPEQTRRLIVFRSQNDKRFTLHKGRAKHLWGILIRDLGLEGKTTPKQIAKKWENLKMKYKLLKADLPDGTGLCSKESYWRWFDLMDRAMTGSLGQWEGPVLGLAPLVEGEESVLSPAPLVEGEGSVLSSVSFVEGEGSVISPVHLANGEGSTLSPTRLVMAECQQWSERGGEGGVTGRQLEREELDREREELDREREELDREREELRSEAVAVETQRAVLEKDTAGVDCEHGVLERERAVLERERAVLERERAVLEQDRAILERERKELAEGRGRGAWHKDRLLCLWERLM